From the genome of Phlebotomus papatasi isolate M1 chromosome 2, Ppap_2.1, whole genome shotgun sequence:
AGGGCCATCAATGACGAGAGTAAGCCATGGACTCCACTTTTAGCTCTGGCAGAATCCAAAAGTGGAGTACCACGTCTCTACATTTTCTGTGGTAAGTTCTCTTTTGCTTCCCTTTCTCCTGCTTTTCGTGGTATTTTGGGCAAAAAATGCACAAAGGACTCCTCCTTTGGCGTCATCCCGCCATCCCTTGCCTCAATTGATAACCTCCGTGGTCGATAGGAGGCTTCTTTTGCCAGCGATGCGCCTTTTTCTCACCTGCCGCTAAGCGTGACGTTCCCGCTTCAAGGTTATAAGCTTCGAGTCTCCGGACAAGAACAATTGCACAACAAATTCGTCATCCAGTGATTCTGCAAATTATCAGAGAATTCACCCAGCACAGAATGCCTCTGGGGCAGCTGATGAAAGATATAATTAGATTAatttcctcctatttttaacCATGATCAACGCAATGGAGTTTTTCCTccaattttcttttcctttttattaAGGATTATCTTTCAATATTCTGTCCACCTTTCATCGACACACTTTTCCGAGGAAATAAACTTTCCTCAACACCAATCTTATCTATAATTGAGCCAGAAAAGCCGACAAAATGCAGAAGAAAACACTGATAATCGCTTGAGTGACCAGACACCTAAAAATAAAAGGACATCATCATTTAAGGCGCGATCACATGGCTagcaatatttacaaaaattatttggaaaatgatAATTGTTGGAGTGATTATCACATCACAGAGTGTAGTAAAACAGTTAAAAATTCATGtgtctgaaaaaaaatcactcaattcgAGGTCAAAGTAAACAGGTGTTTCTTGGAATTAAACTTTTGGTTTATCTTTTATATCCAATTTGGAGTAAACAACAGATAATTACAGAAGTATCAGAAGAATTTGTATAGCCAGCAATTACTCAATATTGCtaagaattaaattttcaagcgTACAGAATAAATTGACAATTTCTATGGTGCCAttccaaatgaaaaataaaagtggaaatctttattctaaaatttttatttagtacatgtctgttctTATGTTtctctgcattatcgacttttccagCCCTCAACTGTCGTGACAGGTacaaacacaaagaaaagtcgataatgctgaagcacatgagaacagccatgtactaaaaaaaaattcaagggaaagatttccccttatcatttttcattggaatagttgATGCTATTCAAATGAAAACTTTCTAATGAgtattttttagtacacaaaaGAAATTGGATTCCAAGAAAACAcatgagaacagccatgtactaaaagaaaATGTTAAGAAAAAGGTCTTgccttttcaattttcattggaattgcaTCAATGGTAGCATTTAAATGACAACTTtctaatcaagattttttttagtacatgaaagCTTTTACGTACTTCtgccttatcatttttttatggtTCCATATTAATAAtgctgctattccaatgaaaaatgacaaGGGGAAATCCTTcctctgaacatttttttttgttacatgaCATCTTATGTGCTTCTTATGTGATTCGGATTTGAAATATTCTACAATCTGTTTATCAAGAGCGTGATTGGCATGAATGGCTGCCTTCAAATATTGTTTTAGTTGTGAACCAATAGAAGCATAGGCGTACCTTGGCGGGGGCGAAGGGGGTGATCGCCCCGGGCGCTGTAAAAATAAGGGGCGCCGTAAGGCAaccgaaaaaaatttaaggtcCTAAAAAATTTAAGCGTTATAAAATGAAGACGCTTTAAaataaacactgagaaaattaGAGCTCCTAGGCACCAAgaaattagaaagaaaaaaaaatgacgcAAAAAATTAGGGGCATTTAAAAATTATGACATTTAAATTTAGAACGCCCAAAAAATTAAGGACGTCAACAAATTAAATTAGACGAATTAGACGGTGAAAGCTTCAGGCGTTAAAAGAAGGCGAAAATATCTAAGCTCCGGAAagaattgaggtcctacaaaaaatatcttacatttggacatccttatagtttgtaattatctacaagaataggatttttatcagttctgaataataaaaaaaaaagttgtttttcacagaacatttatatgctgctttgggtactcagagtcccaaaagagacgaaagattTAAGGTGTTACGTTGGTCGGGCagattaaaaaatagaatatttcttTGACATCCTTTTTTTAATATGATAAAGAAATATATTTGATTCAAGATTTTAACCATATAAAGATGCAACATTTTAACTGTAACtttctgaaattaaaattccaaattttaaaaattaagccaTCAGAACTTGACTTTTAGAgatggtttttgaaaaaaaaaatatttcgatgggcaaaatttcaaaaaactaaatatttcctattagcttttgagttaaactcgtacttgaacggtagatttttttttacatttttcacaatttattttacaagacatAACGTGGAGTAAAATACcttgaaaatgtgcataatcccggggcCCCCAGTAGTCCATTTTAGGTCACGAGAAAGCTCCTGCTATTAAAGAACATATTCGGATTAGGGTGTCCTGGGGATTAttcacattttcgggaccaaaaAAACCGCGCATGGTATTATGCatccagaaaatttgcatacccataGGAGATTTCTTTCGAATAAGTCGCCGTAGAACGAATTCCGCGCGAAGTAaaagagtaaaagtagtcagaccGAGAAGATTCAACTGCTTAAATGAAATGCATTATAAATAGCACTTTATGATCtcagttcttcaataaatttttaaaatattcacaaaaaatTCCTTAATAGAAGGAATTAATGTTTATCTGATAAATAACcattgttttcaaatttctcgcATCGCAAAGTAGTATACACAttaaggcgtatttcaaaaatgtttctaCAAATTGGCTCTTAAGGGTATCAAAACATTGTATTTATGTGCTGAGACCGGGTTTCATAGTTAGACTTTCTGTGTCTGACATTCAACACTGtccgacttttagaaaattatcgCATGGAACTTACAAAAAGAccaataatattaaataaatgtgTCCAAGGGGGGTATGCACAGTAATCAATTGACTTATTAATTcgttaataaataagaaaacctaTGTACAGTAACCAgcttacttatttataaataagttacttattaaaatggctgttaaaagcttaatttcaaattaataagtgtTCCTATGCACAGAACCTGACATTTTAttaactaatatttttttttattaaagagagCAGCTTGTTACACTTATTATCGTCAAATTAAGTAGAAAAAAcattaataattgataaatttcatGCAGTATATTACGATTTATGTGGTTTTAGGCAGTTTTACAGGTGATCGCCTTAAGATCAAGCAAAATATTCTTGATGAAACTCtttaagaaacttttttttgtaatcatATGATAATAACCTGGGATTCTCAGGCaaaagtaattaattttatatttttcaaagaagTTTGGATCTATCAGATTACCATTTCTATATTATATCtactgtaaattttaaaatttgaatattttcaaattcgtCGTATATTCTGATTTTTCTctataatattttctgattaTTCATTagttttttcatcaaatatttgtataaaaaattgcTAAGGGTTCATGTGTTATAAGAAAAGAATGCACATTTTCTTCCACAACATTTTCTTAGATaaatccataaagaaaataaatgctCATACAtcacaaaatagattttcaaCATCTTACAGTGAAAAAaccctaaaataaaaaaaaagtaatttgttGAATGTGTCAAATtgtacaaaattctttaaacttGAAACTTCTCAAGTTTTTCTCAGCGCTAGTTCTGCCCTCGGGCGTTAGATAGAGGAAACCCACTGATTTATTAACAGAGCTTTTGGGACGTCATTTTCTCTGTCTGTGCATAGGTTTtctgattaattaataaataagcctAATAAATAAGTTCTTCCTGTGCATACCACCCCAAATCATATTTAcatcaacactgagaaaaaaagaggctgcgattaacgtttttcgtcataactttaacactttttaggtgtaaaaatataacaacattttttaatgttaattttacatcttttaagggtaaaatcaacatgaaagaagggtagctttaacccacaatacacctaaaaagggtaatatttacaccgttttcggatcaatactgcagggtaaaattaacatttccggaatgttattttgactttttcggatttctctcagtgaaggctTAGATtttctactcaaaattattattattattaagttttGACGGTCAATGTGTTCCAACCCTAAGTGAGTTTAATTTTTCGCTGAAAACAAAGATCTTTCTAGTTGAGAGGTATTAttgtttttaaatggaaaacacgcaaatggaaatttctaaagttaatttatacaaaattgaCTCAAAAATGTTCCAAATATAATGATTTgactttattaaaaattcatataaCTCACCCTGCATTAttcattgaataaaatattataatgtcCTAGAATTCTTCATGTGTCTGGTCTGGTCACtcaaaatgaaaatgatattttaaactCAAAGCAGATCACTTgacaatattatttgaaaaataactgCAGAGAGAATTGCAAATTTATCAACGAATTGcaattgaatgattttattgagtgatttatttcTGCTCAATTATTATGCCTTTTCCAGCACGATGGTGTATATTAAGTTGTGTCGTGGAAAAGCTGGGAAATTCCTACAGCAAACTGACACAGTTAATTGGTTAACTACGAAGCGATAAAAAGGTTGttcggtgttttttttcttcattgtaAATGAAGTTGAATTGCATTATATTGTACTAAAAGTTATTACAACGCACACAGTTAAACAGCTGTGAGAGATTCCTATCATTTCTTATCACTCTGTGGATGTTTGTGCGACGTGGAAGGCAAATTACTCATAGCTGAGTTTGCCGAAAAACTTTTTAGTTGGGACTATGTTGTACTCTTTGTTAGTTCATTGGTAGTTTTGTGGTTTCCTTGAGTGAACAAAAGaccagtgattttttttcagagttcCCTCTCCTCTCTCAATTACACAGAAAtctcattttcttgtgaattttctAAGAATAAAGTGTGTATCTTGTTCTCACAGAAGATGCAACAGTGAGAAAATGTGTGCAAGAGTTTGTGCTCTGTTGGAACCTTCAACTTGAAATCTTTTTTCGTTCTCCACTTTCTACCTTTTTTCTGTGATCCTTTATTTTCTGTGTGTGTTACTGTTGCAAAAGGAGAAGACTTGGAAGATGGATGTTATTGTAAATTTACTGCAAGACAATTCCCAGAAAGTTGCAATTGGTAGATCAATCGTTCACAATGATTCTTAGTGTGATTTTCTCGCCAGTGCTTTAGGCTATTTTTACCACAAAAATACTTTCTTGCAATTTGCAGGAGCCGTTGGTCTCTTTGCCCTCTACCTGATGTTTGGCTGGGCTGCCCAATTGCTGTGCAATACCGTGGGCATTATCTATCCAGCCTACATCTCCATGAAGGCCATTGAGTCGGCAGACAAGGTTGATGACACCAAATGGTTGACTTACTGGGTCATTTATGCTGTACTGTCAACAGCAGAGTTCTTCTCTGGCTTCCTCACCAGTTTTATTCCCTTCTACTGGCTCTTGAAGGTGAGTCAGATGATTACACTTGTCCTCCAGACTTGtggcaaataaataaattgctaTTTGCAGTGTATCTTCCTTGTTTGGTGCATGGCGCCCATTCAGCAGAATGGATCTGTCTTTCTCTACCACAGATTCATCAGGCCGTTCTTTCTGAAGCACGTCAGCGGTAAGTTTACCCCTCAATTacaatcaattaattaaattatcacTTGATTttgatgagattcttaataatttcaCTGATTGTGATATCGAATTAGCCCGATTTACTCCGATCGGGCTTAAACTTTTCAGAAGTATTTAACATAACTCTTTAGTCACGAAAATacctaaagcattaaaaacCTCGTTGACTTAGTCAAAAGAATAgtcttacgaacattttttaggataaattaagctaattcaaaacctgctctaaatggaaatttttcgctactccaaatggaaacgtcattgttttcatgataaatacagtactaaattattatatttatgtattttctacaccacagtttcattatttagttaattttgctgcaaataaagcaaaaaaccaatcatattcaaaaattttaatttgttaatttctcagaaaaattaaaagtgtaccttttcaccatcgaatttttcatcgatcgaccacgttttccaatggaaaacacaatgaagtgactgttgtttattcgttttgtttaacatttaaccctctaacggtgttttctttaatatgcgaaaaaagttctaaaacaatgttttctaggataattatgatccaataaagtcgaaaaaaaccatccattcttcattatcttactttaggcgctaggtgagaaaatataaaatttttttgaaactctttttgcttctaaaattcacatttttatttttttctatttttttttaaaataaaatacacaaagtagaatgactatctttcagtaaaaaataaatttattttagtcagatttactataaatcggtattttttatggaaattggaaatgagttttttgcacaaatattttttgttgctttttctctgacctgtcacacaaaactgggaatagcaacaaaacgaagagtcaaatgagttcaaactttcaagatgtgtttataagactattaccgaagacactatagcacttttaaataaataaaacctttattgtcgctgtaaatgtgatttttgtgaagaccgcctggaggcggtcttacccgttagagggttaatgtcacatttctggctaattttagttaaattaagtattaatctttattgttaacggtacgtgaagcttttaaatgaaataattacccatttcgtgaacaaaaagggtttttctttctgaagtgtctgcaaatgcttcaataggaaaccccggaaatatattttttttggagacattttcttattgttttagatgggaaaggagaaaagaccaggaataagaacaaacccTGCagtcaagagcaactcaacaagtttttgaaagcctttcgtcgcggtttcatttacactgtttgtctccaattagaaactttcccttgtctccatttggattaatatgtttccaatagaagcattttacgctcgcatatttttcttgtatttaagaagttttcaaattatatctgaagaattttcagtaaacagtaacattttagaagagtcaaggagcaaatttatctctttagaaaaaatatgaacttaatgtgtagaatcttctgtcaaagttaaagcgtctggaaatggttttgaatgaggacatttaccctaccataaaagaaaattgactttaggctatggtaatttttcaaaaataaaaattcctttAAGGGGGTTACCCTTAATTAGGAAGccagaaattaattatttttcgcgatttttggAAGACAGAAAAATATACAagtttcttgatatttttatattgctatacgtttttaaagaatatattcattttaagtgaaaaaaaaacaagtatttCTTCATGGCAGAAGAGTGAAACTCTTACTTGAATACAGGATTTTATGCTTCCATGATCACAACATATTTTACAAGACGAGACGTTTTGGAAAATACgccgaaaatgttttttttaaaggtccgaaaagtacaattttcattttcaccaAAAAATTTGTCGCGCAGATGCAACCTTAACTCTTCtgttaacagaaaatatttgttttatgaACCGTCCTGTCCACCACAAAGTGTAAAAATAATCTCCAAAAACCTACTGCCAGCGGTTGAATTTAAATATCTAAATCACAATTTTAAgagaatcaaattttattttt
Proteins encoded in this window:
- the LOC129804945 gene encoding receptor expression-enhancing protein 5-like isoform X1, giving the protein MSAKVAEAKECIQRAINDESKPWTPLLALAESKSGVPRLYIFCGAVGLFALYLMFGWAAQLLCNTVGIIYPAYISMKAIESADKVDDTKWLTYWVIYAVLSTAEFFSGFLTSFIPFYWLLKCIFLVWCMAPIQQNGSVFLYHRFIRPFFLKHVSETDAALNKLADKAKKMAGDIMSKNE
- the LOC129804945 gene encoding receptor expression-enhancing protein 5-like isoform X2, whose product is MDVIVNLLQDNSQKVAIGAVGLFALYLMFGWAAQLLCNTVGIIYPAYISMKAIESADKVDDTKWLTYWVIYAVLSTAEFFSGFLTSFIPFYWLLKCIFLVWCMAPIQQNGSVFLYHRFIRPFFLKHVSETDAALNKLADKAKKMAGDIMSKNE